A single genomic interval of Halobacillus halophilus DSM 2266 harbors:
- the clpC gene encoding ATP-dependent protease ATP-binding subunit ClpC has protein sequence MMFGRFTERAQKVLALAQEEAVRLGHNNIGTEHILLGLVSEGEGIAAKSLTALGLEASKIQQEVEKLIGKGEKVSQTIHYTPRAKKVIELSMDEARKLGHSYVGTEHILLGLIREGEGVAARVLNNLGVSLNKARQQVLQLLGNNESTGGQNRRGGGSGGQAASANTPTLDSLARDLTTIAKEGNIDPVIGRGKEIERVIQVLSRRTKNNPVLVGEPGVGKTAIAEGLAQQIINNEIPEILRDKRVMTLDMGTVVAGTKYRGEFEDRLKKVMEEIRQAGNIILFIDELHTLIGAGGAEGAIDASNILKPSLARGELQCIGATTIDEYRKYIEKDAALERRFQPIQVDEPTLDESVQILQGLRDRYEAHHRVTIPDDSIESAVRFSDRYITDRFLPDKAIDLIDEAASKVRLRSYTAPPNLKELEQKLEEVRKEKDAAVQSQEFEKAASLRDSEQRLRDELEETKDEWKEKQGQEDSEVTVEDIASVVSTWTGVPVSKMTKDESERLLQLEDTLHNRVIGQDEAVKSISKAIRRARAGLKDPKRPIGSFIFLGPTGVGKTELARALAESMFGEEDAMIRIDMSEYMEKHSTSRLVGSPPGYVGYEEGGQLTEKVRNKPYSVVLLDEVEKAHPEVFNILLQVLEDGRLTDSKGRVVDFRNTVLIMTSNVGAQELKSNKYVGFSMDDSNQSYKDMKSKVTDELKKAFRPEFLNRIDETIVFHSLERKHMKDIVTLMAEELRKRLQEQEINFTLSDKAIEHIAETGFDPEYGARPLRRSIQKNVEDLLSEELLKENIAKGQSVKIDLNDNNEFVVYTEQESTN, from the coding sequence ATGATGTTTGGGCGTTTTACAGAAAGAGCTCAGAAAGTACTTGCACTAGCACAAGAAGAAGCTGTTCGTTTAGGACACAATAACATCGGCACAGAGCATATTCTGCTTGGTTTAGTAAGTGAAGGAGAAGGAATAGCGGCTAAATCATTAACCGCATTAGGTCTGGAAGCTTCAAAAATTCAGCAGGAAGTAGAAAAACTGATTGGAAAAGGTGAGAAGGTTTCCCAAACCATTCACTATACTCCCCGCGCCAAGAAAGTTATCGAATTATCCATGGATGAAGCACGTAAACTTGGTCATTCATATGTAGGAACAGAACACATTCTTCTCGGCTTAATCCGTGAAGGAGAAGGGGTAGCTGCCCGGGTGCTTAATAACCTTGGTGTCAGTCTGAATAAAGCACGTCAGCAAGTGTTGCAGCTCCTTGGCAATAATGAGTCCACCGGCGGTCAAAATCGTCGAGGAGGCGGCTCTGGAGGCCAGGCAGCCAGTGCGAATACACCAACCCTTGACTCGCTGGCTCGAGACTTAACGACAATTGCTAAAGAAGGCAATATTGATCCCGTTATTGGAAGAGGCAAAGAGATTGAACGAGTCATTCAGGTTCTCAGCCGTCGTACCAAAAATAATCCGGTACTTGTAGGTGAACCTGGTGTAGGTAAAACAGCCATCGCAGAAGGTCTTGCCCAGCAGATTATAAATAATGAAATACCTGAGATTCTTCGTGATAAACGGGTAATGACCCTTGATATGGGAACCGTTGTTGCGGGCACAAAATACCGTGGTGAATTCGAAGACCGCTTGAAAAAAGTGATGGAAGAAATTCGCCAGGCCGGTAATATCATTCTATTTATTGATGAGCTGCATACCTTAATTGGTGCAGGTGGTGCAGAAGGCGCCATTGACGCTTCCAACATTCTGAAGCCGTCACTTGCCCGTGGAGAACTACAATGTATCGGTGCAACTACTATTGATGAATATCGTAAGTATATTGAAAAAGATGCTGCACTTGAACGTCGTTTCCAGCCTATCCAAGTAGATGAACCAACCTTGGATGAATCAGTGCAAATCCTTCAAGGTCTGCGGGATCGTTATGAAGCACACCACAGAGTAACTATACCGGATGACTCTATTGAGTCTGCTGTTCGTTTTTCAGACCGTTATATTACAGATCGTTTCCTTCCAGACAAAGCGATCGATCTAATTGATGAAGCAGCATCAAAAGTTCGTCTGCGTTCTTATACAGCTCCGCCGAACCTAAAAGAACTTGAACAAAAGCTTGAAGAAGTTCGTAAGGAAAAAGATGCAGCTGTTCAAAGCCAGGAATTTGAAAAAGCGGCTTCTCTGAGAGACAGTGAACAGCGTTTACGCGATGAACTGGAAGAAACGAAAGATGAATGGAAAGAAAAACAAGGGCAAGAGGATTCAGAAGTTACGGTAGAAGATATTGCCTCTGTCGTATCCACTTGGACTGGAGTTCCTGTATCCAAAATGACGAAAGATGAAAGTGAACGTCTTCTTCAACTGGAAGACACGCTTCATAACCGTGTTATTGGCCAGGACGAAGCTGTTAAATCAATATCTAAAGCTATTCGTCGTGCAAGGGCAGGTCTAAAAGATCCGAAACGCCCAATTGGTTCCTTCATTTTCCTAGGACCAACCGGAGTAGGTAAAACTGAATTGGCTCGTGCGCTGGCAGAAAGCATGTTTGGTGAAGAGGACGCTATGATCCGTATTGACATGTCTGAGTATATGGAAAAACACAGCACCTCCCGATTGGTAGGTTCACCTCCTGGTTATGTAGGATACGAAGAGGGCGGTCAACTGACTGAAAAAGTCCGTAACAAACCGTACTCTGTTGTACTCTTAGACGAAGTAGAAAAAGCACACCCTGAAGTATTTAACATTCTGCTTCAAGTGTTGGAAGATGGTCGTTTAACCGATTCTAAAGGACGCGTGGTGGACTTCCGTAACACCGTTCTGATTATGACCTCAAACGTAGGTGCACAGGAGCTGAAAAGTAATAAATACGTTGGCTTCAGCATGGATGACTCGAATCAGAGCTATAAAGACATGAAATCTAAAGTAACGGATGAACTGAAGAAAGCGTTCCGTCCAGAATTCCTAAACCGTATTGATGAAACTATAGTCTTCCATTCACTAGAAAGAAAACACATGAAAGACATTGTAACTTTGATGGCAGAAGAGTTGAGAAAACGTCTGCAGGAGCAGGAAATCAACTTCACCTTATCTGATAAAGCTATTGAGCATATTGCAGAAACAGGATTCGACCCTGAATACGGAGCACGCCCGCTGCGCCGCTCTATTCAGAAAAACGTTGAAGATCTTCTATCTGAAGAGTTGCTAAAAGAGAATATTGCTAAAGGTCAATCCGTGAAAATTGACTTGAATGACAATAATGAATTCGTCGTTTATACGGAACAGGAATCGACAAACTAA
- a CDS encoding MgtC/SapB family protein, translating to MEWSSFFDDDFLTFTTRIVIALLLAGLIGFERELKNHSAGFRTHILVGVGSCLMMLLSLYGFESYVDEFENVRFDPARIPSYVISGIGFLGAGTIIVNGLTIRGLTTAASIWTVAGIGLVVGAGMHDIAILTTIIVLLSLVLLNKIEKENFNKKKPYIFQLKVRPDVKLQSITAIFDEKELRIKGINIKKQEQDHNKLIIEIDKGQKYNRTELIEQLSRNEEVLQINHKF from the coding sequence ATGGAATGGAGCAGTTTTTTTGACGATGATTTTCTTACATTTACTACAAGAATCGTAATTGCCTTGCTATTAGCTGGGCTGATTGGGTTCGAAAGGGAGTTAAAGAATCATTCCGCAGGATTTAGGACTCATATTTTAGTCGGTGTAGGCTCCTGTTTAATGATGCTGCTCTCCTTATACGGTTTTGAATCTTACGTGGATGAATTTGAAAATGTACGATTTGATCCAGCGCGTATACCTTCCTATGTGATAAGTGGTATTGGGTTCTTAGGTGCAGGAACAATTATCGTCAACGGCCTAACTATTAGAGGCCTTACTACTGCTGCTTCGATATGGACAGTAGCAGGGATAGGATTAGTGGTCGGCGCCGGTATGCATGATATCGCCATCTTAACTACTATTATCGTATTATTAAGTTTAGTTCTATTAAATAAAATTGAAAAAGAGAATTTTAATAAGAAGAAACCATATATCTTTCAACTAAAGGTAAGACCTGATGTTAAATTGCAATCGATTACTGCGATATTTGATGAAAAAGAACTGAGGATTAAAGGAATTAATATTAAGAAACAAGAGCAAGACCATAACAAACTGATTATTGAAATAGATAAAGGCCAAAAATACAACCGTACTGAATTAATCGAACAGCTTTCCCGTAACGAGGAAGTCCTTCAGATTAATCATAAATTCTAA
- the disA gene encoding DNA integrity scanning diadenylate cyclase DisA, producing the protein MEWHDMKENGIGEILKLVAPGTPLRDGIDNVLRANTGGLIVLGYDEVIRDLVDGGFNIQSDFTPAHLYELAKMDGALILNDEATKILYANAQLMPDPDILSTETGMRHRTAERVAKQTGSLVIAISQRRNVITLYKGSLRYSLKDIGVILTKANQAIQTLEKYKNVLDQSITNLGAMEFENMVSFSEVIQVVHRVEMVLRTKTEILNYVNELGTEGRLIQLQMTELVSNIEEEAALLLKDYSKRPDYEPYYILRKMQEVTNPELLSDEQVLKLLGYSPNTKMSDPLHPRGYRILSRIPRLPPLIIEHLVERFGTLDDMIQASQKDLVGVDGVGEIRATKIRDGLERIQEQLFVDRHI; encoded by the coding sequence ATGGAATGGCATGATATGAAAGAGAATGGAATTGGAGAAATTTTGAAGCTTGTGGCTCCAGGCACGCCGCTCCGTGATGGTATCGATAATGTGCTGCGAGCTAATACAGGAGGATTGATCGTCCTTGGTTATGATGAAGTCATTCGGGATTTGGTGGATGGCGGATTTAATATTCAATCTGACTTCACACCTGCACACTTATATGAGCTGGCTAAAATGGACGGAGCCCTAATTCTAAACGATGAAGCTACCAAGATCCTTTATGCGAATGCGCAGCTGATGCCCGACCCGGATATTCTCTCTACAGAAACTGGGATGCGCCATCGTACGGCTGAGCGTGTAGCGAAGCAGACAGGATCCTTAGTTATTGCCATATCACAGCGGAGAAATGTTATCACTCTGTATAAAGGATCTTTGCGGTATTCCTTGAAGGACATTGGCGTAATATTAACAAAAGCTAATCAGGCAATTCAGACGTTGGAGAAATACAAAAATGTACTGGATCAGTCCATAACCAACCTCGGTGCAATGGAATTTGAAAACATGGTTTCCTTTTCTGAAGTCATTCAAGTGGTCCACCGGGTGGAAATGGTACTTCGAACGAAAACAGAAATACTCAACTATGTGAATGAACTCGGAACAGAAGGACGTTTAATTCAACTGCAGATGACAGAACTGGTATCAAATATTGAAGAAGAGGCAGCTTTACTCTTGAAAGATTACAGTAAGCGTCCAGACTACGAACCATATTATATTTTAAGAAAAATGCAGGAAGTAACAAATCCGGAGTTGTTGTCAGATGAACAGGTGCTCAAGCTGTTAGGGTATTCTCCTAATACGAAGATGTCAGATCCGCTTCACCCTAGAGGTTATAGGATTTTAAGCCGTATTCCCCGTCTTCCGCCTTTAATTATTGAGCATTTAGTAGAAAGGTTTGGAACCCTGGACGATATGATTCAGGCTTCTCAAAAGGATCTGGTAGGTGTAGATGGTGTAGGAGAGATAAGGGCGACGAAAATTCGGGATGGTTTAGAACGGATCCAAGAGCAGCTATTTGTAGATCGTCATATATGA
- a CDS encoding CtsR family transcriptional regulator, with the protein MRNISDVIEEYLKEVLNKNQQKTIEIKRSEIADQFQCVPSQINYVIKTRFTVEKGYIVESKRGGGGYIRISRIQHRKESDMIEEIVDMINPLVSQTAATDVIERLLESGIITEREAKLMGSIIDREVLTFPLPLRDEVRSRMMTAMLFTLKYKS; encoded by the coding sequence ATGAGGAATATCTCTGATGTAATAGAGGAATATTTGAAAGAGGTTCTGAATAAGAACCAGCAAAAGACAATTGAAATTAAGCGCAGTGAAATAGCTGATCAATTTCAATGTGTGCCTTCTCAGATTAATTATGTGATTAAAACTCGATTTACTGTGGAAAAAGGTTATATAGTAGAAAGTAAGCGTGGCGGTGGCGGATATATTCGTATTAGCCGTATCCAGCATCGCAAGGAATCGGATATGATTGAAGAGATTGTTGACATGATTAATCCCCTCGTTTCTCAAACAGCAGCTACGGATGTGATTGAGAGGTTATTAGAGAGTGGAATTATTACAGAGAGGGAAGCAAAACTTATGGGAAGCATTATTGACCGTGAAGTCCTCACGTTCCCTCTTCCTCTGCGTGATGAAGTCCGTTCTCGAATGATGACGGCTATGCTCTTCACTCTAAAGTATAAAAGCTGA
- a CDS encoding UvrB/UvrC motif-containing protein, whose product MSGLFHSESPSTFKGKQAHTQQQTPQLQCPTCGMTYQEFARIGKFGCGNCYETFDERLNPVLRRVHSGNTTHDGKIPKREGGHLHLKRELDEHKSNLRQLIEQEEFEEAAKVRDKIRTLESRIHEGEDGEQ is encoded by the coding sequence TTGTCAGGACTATTCCATTCTGAAAGTCCGTCTACTTTTAAAGGAAAACAAGCCCACACCCAGCAGCAAACTCCTCAGCTGCAATGCCCTACCTGCGGAATGACTTATCAGGAATTTGCGCGAATTGGGAAGTTTGGGTGCGGGAATTGTTATGAAACATTTGACGAACGCTTGAACCCTGTTTTGAGAAGGGTTCACAGCGGAAACACTACTCATGACGGTAAGATTCCAAAGCGTGAAGGCGGTCATCTGCATTTAAAAAGAGAGCTGGATGAACACAAATCTAATCTTCGACAATTAATTGAGCAGGAAGAATTCGAGGAAGCAGCGAAAGTTAGAGATAAGATCCGAACTTTGGAAAGCCGAATTCATGAGGGGGAGGATGGTGAGCAATAA
- a CDS encoding PIN/TRAM domain-containing protein has translation MLKRIVQLFIVITGGTIGYLYFPELLTAMGLTWQNWMQAVLGAVLGALILFLLTFWIVDYIVDFLRWIEDTLVRAPVADLLFGSLGLIVGLIVAYLINIPVQDIQIQVVNQVVPIFLTFLLGYFGFQVGFKRKDEFLNMVSKKEKADEGTSSSPAPAGVDSSLIPKEKILDTSVIIDGRIADICETHFLEGTIVIPQFVLEELQHIADSSDGLKRNRGRRGLDILNRLQKDLPVNVEIYEGDFEDIQEVDSKLVKLAKVMNGIVVTNDFNLNKVCEFQNVQVLNINDLANAVKPVVLPGEEMSIQVIKDGKEQNQGVAYLDDGTMIVVEEGKSYIGKTIEVVVTSVLQTSAGRMIFAKPKSLEKAL, from the coding sequence GTGCTTAAACGAATTGTACAGTTGTTTATTGTCATAACCGGTGGAACGATCGGTTACCTCTATTTTCCGGAATTGTTAACAGCCATGGGACTCACTTGGCAGAATTGGATGCAAGCAGTTTTAGGGGCCGTACTTGGAGCACTTATTTTATTTTTATTAACATTTTGGATCGTGGATTATATTGTAGATTTTCTTAGATGGATTGAGGACACCTTGGTCCGGGCGCCTGTCGCCGATCTTTTATTCGGCAGCCTTGGGTTAATTGTTGGTCTGATCGTTGCCTATCTAATCAACATCCCGGTGCAAGATATTCAAATTCAAGTGGTTAATCAGGTGGTGCCGATTTTCTTGACCTTTTTACTGGGTTACTTCGGTTTCCAGGTGGGATTCAAACGGAAGGACGAGTTCCTCAATATGGTTTCGAAAAAAGAAAAAGCCGATGAAGGAACTTCTTCATCTCCTGCGCCTGCGGGAGTAGACAGTTCATTAATTCCAAAAGAAAAAATTCTGGATACGAGCGTAATTATTGATGGACGTATTGCAGATATTTGTGAGACCCATTTCCTTGAGGGCACGATAGTGATTCCTCAGTTCGTCCTGGAAGAATTACAGCATATTGCAGATTCTTCTGATGGATTGAAAAGGAACCGCGGTCGACGCGGACTTGATATTTTGAACCGTCTTCAGAAAGACCTCCCAGTCAATGTGGAGATCTATGAGGGAGATTTTGAGGATATTCAGGAAGTGGATAGTAAACTGGTTAAACTGGCTAAGGTTATGAATGGGATTGTTGTTACGAATGACTTTAATTTAAATAAAGTATGTGAATTTCAAAATGTCCAAGTATTGAATATTAACGACCTTGCCAATGCAGTGAAACCAGTAGTACTTCCTGGTGAAGAAATGAGTATACAGGTGATCAAAGATGGCAAGGAGCAAAATCAGGGTGTAGCGTATTTAGATGATGGCACGATGATCGTAGTAGAAGAAGGAAAAAGCTACATTGGAAAGACAATTGAAGTGGTCGTTACCAGCGTCCTTCAGACATCTGCCGGACGAATGATCTTTGCTAAACCGAAATCACTTGAAAAAGCCCTTTAA
- a CDS encoding bifunctional 2-C-methyl-D-erythritol 4-phosphate cytidylyltransferase/2-C-methyl-D-erythritol 2,4-cyclodiphosphate synthase, translating into MINYTAVVLAAGQGKRMLAGKNKQFLKIEDQPLILHTLSVFAKDEWCAEIVLVTNPKEREQMEELLQAFSLNKEIQLVDGGAERQDSVFAGLKAIIHTNLPVFIHDGARPFVKRELLHELAERTIEKHAALLAVPVTDTIKQKNDQLLSTLDRKTLWAAQTPQSFTFSLIYKAHQKAQESGYYGTDDASLVESLGEEVAIVEGSYDNIKLTTPEDLHKAESYIQNQRKGKEVENPMFRIGQGFDVHQLTEGRKCIIGGVEIPHEKGLLGHSDADVLLHTIADACLGAIGEGDIGKHFPDTDPEYKNADSGMLLQHVWKFVKAQGYELGNVDCTVIAQAPKMAPFIEEIRENIASLLDAETKQINVKATTTEKLGFTGRKEGIAAQAVVLLQKDQQA; encoded by the coding sequence ATGATAAATTATACGGCAGTGGTACTTGCAGCAGGACAGGGCAAGCGCATGCTGGCTGGTAAAAATAAGCAGTTTCTAAAAATAGAAGATCAACCGTTAATATTACATACACTCTCCGTTTTTGCTAAAGACGAATGGTGTGCTGAAATCGTTCTAGTGACTAATCCAAAGGAAAGAGAGCAGATGGAAGAACTGCTTCAAGCGTTTTCTTTAAATAAAGAGATTCAGCTGGTAGATGGAGGAGCGGAGAGGCAGGATAGTGTGTTTGCGGGATTAAAGGCCATAATTCATACAAATCTGCCCGTGTTTATCCATGACGGAGCACGTCCATTTGTTAAACGAGAGCTCTTGCACGAATTGGCCGAGCGGACGATTGAAAAGCATGCCGCTCTATTAGCGGTACCTGTAACAGATACGATCAAACAGAAGAATGATCAATTACTGAGCACACTGGATCGAAAGACACTATGGGCAGCCCAGACACCCCAAAGCTTCACTTTTTCGTTGATCTATAAAGCGCATCAAAAAGCACAGGAGAGCGGATACTATGGGACAGATGATGCTTCCTTAGTCGAGAGCCTGGGAGAAGAAGTGGCTATTGTGGAGGGAAGCTATGATAACATCAAACTAACGACGCCAGAGGACTTACATAAAGCAGAGTCTTATATACAAAACCAGCGCAAAGGAAAGGAAGTGGAGAATCCTATGTTCCGAATTGGTCAAGGTTTTGATGTACACCAGCTGACGGAAGGACGTAAATGCATCATTGGGGGAGTTGAGATTCCTCACGAAAAAGGACTTCTTGGGCACTCGGATGCTGATGTTCTTCTTCATACCATTGCCGATGCCTGTTTAGGCGCAATTGGAGAAGGAGATATCGGCAAACACTTTCCTGATACAGATCCTGAATATAAGAACGCCGATTCTGGTATGCTTCTGCAGCATGTCTGGAAATTTGTAAAAGCCCAGGGGTATGAACTCGGAAATGTGGATTGTACGGTCATTGCGCAAGCCCCCAAAATGGCTCCCTTTATTGAGGAGATCCGTGAGAATATAGCTTCTTTACTGGATGCGGAGACGAAACAGATTAATGTAAAAGCTACTACCACTGAAAAACTAGGTTTTACTGGAAGGAAGGAAGGAATCGCGGCTCAAGCCGTCGTTCTTTTGCAAAAAGATCAACAAGCCTGA
- a CDS encoding protein arginine kinase yields MSLQQFMNEALSPWMKQDGPDSDIVLSSRIRLARNFSSSPFPLIASDETLEKVLDFFKEEYKGQSFRDYKGFEVVQMNDLEPVEKRVLVEKHLISPHLAEKPKHSAALISENEQVSIMINEEDHIRLQLYFPGFQLDRALEQASQLDDWLEEKINYAFDEKRGYLTACPTNVGTGMRASVMMHLPALSMTQQINRMTPAINQLGLVVRGIYGEGSEALGSIYQISNQITLGKSEQDIVEDLHSVVKQLIDQERRAREALISRSGVQLEDRIFRSYGVLKHSRIIESKEAAKCLSDLRLGIDLKLIDDIPRTILNELMILTQPGFLQQYAKASLNPDERDVRRASLIRERLQLENEE; encoded by the coding sequence ATGTCATTGCAGCAATTTATGAATGAGGCTCTTAGTCCCTGGATGAAGCAGGATGGGCCTGACAGCGATATTGTATTAAGCAGCCGCATTCGACTGGCTCGAAATTTTTCCAGTTCTCCATTCCCGTTGATCGCTTCTGATGAGACTTTGGAAAAAGTTCTGGATTTCTTCAAAGAGGAATATAAAGGTCAATCCTTCCGCGATTACAAAGGCTTTGAGGTTGTCCAAATGAATGATCTTGAGCCTGTGGAAAAAAGGGTGCTGGTTGAAAAGCATCTCATTAGTCCACATTTGGCGGAGAAACCTAAGCATTCAGCTGCTTTGATATCAGAAAATGAGCAGGTTTCCATTATGATTAACGAGGAAGACCATATACGATTGCAGTTGTATTTTCCTGGTTTTCAATTGGATAGAGCTCTCGAACAGGCCTCCCAGCTGGATGATTGGCTTGAAGAAAAAATCAACTATGCTTTTGACGAAAAAAGAGGTTATTTAACAGCCTGTCCAACTAATGTGGGCACGGGCATGAGGGCTTCCGTGATGATGCACCTTCCTGCCTTATCCATGACCCAGCAAATTAATCGTATGACCCCGGCAATTAACCAGCTTGGACTTGTTGTTAGAGGAATATATGGTGAAGGAAGCGAAGCTCTTGGAAGCATCTATCAGATTTCCAACCAGATTACGCTTGGAAAATCAGAGCAGGACATTGTAGAGGATCTGCATAGTGTAGTAAAACAATTAATTGATCAGGAAAGACGAGCCCGTGAGGCGTTAATAAGCCGATCAGGAGTTCAACTGGAGGATCGTATATTTCGCTCTTACGGTGTTTTAAAGCACAGCCGTATCATAGAGTCTAAAGAGGCTGCCAAGTGTTTATCTGATTTGAGGCTTGGAATTGATCTTAAACTAATTGACGATATCCCAAGAACTATTTTAAATGAGCTGATGATTTTAACTCAGCCCGGGTTTTTGCAACAATATGCTAAAGCCTCTCTAAATCCAGATGAGCGTGATGTACGCAGAGCTTCACTAATTAGAGAACGACTTCAATTAGAAAATGAAGAATAA
- the radA gene encoding DNA repair protein RadA, producing MAKRKTKFVCQECGYETAKWMGKCPGCQQWNTLVEEVSAPSTNSRHVFQTSSTSSKTKPEKINSIKSEKEPRLPTDMPEFNRVLGGGIVAGSLVLIGGDPGIGKSTLLLQVSAQIANKDKPVLYISGEESSRQTKLRAERLNITSDELYVLSETNLQDVINQIEAIEPEFVVIDSIQTIFKEDVTSAPGSVSQVRECTSQLMRIAKNKGIPIFIVGHVTKEGSIAGPRLLEHMVDAVLYFEGERHHTFRILRSVKNRFGSTHEMGIFEMKEQGLVEVLNPSEIFLEERSQGAAGSVVVASMEGTRPVLVEIQSLISPTAYGNPRRMATGLDNNRVPLLMAVLEKRAGLLLQNQDAYVKVAGGVKLDEPAIDLAVALSIASSFRDQVSKAEDVVVGEVGLTGEVRRVARIEQRVQEAAKLGFKRVIIPKKNLDGWKPSSSIEVVGVSTVQEAMKVTLGDA from the coding sequence TTGGCAAAAAGAAAGACAAAGTTTGTTTGCCAGGAATGTGGTTACGAAACGGCGAAATGGATGGGCAAATGTCCAGGGTGTCAACAATGGAATACGCTCGTTGAAGAAGTGAGCGCTCCAAGTACAAATTCCCGCCATGTGTTTCAAACTAGTTCCACTTCCTCAAAAACGAAACCAGAAAAAATCAATTCCATAAAATCCGAAAAGGAACCGCGTCTCCCGACGGATATGCCAGAGTTTAACCGTGTACTTGGCGGAGGAATAGTAGCCGGCTCCCTGGTTTTAATTGGCGGAGATCCGGGGATAGGTAAATCAACATTATTGCTTCAGGTATCGGCTCAGATTGCCAATAAAGATAAGCCTGTTCTTTATATCTCAGGTGAAGAATCTTCAAGACAAACTAAGTTAAGAGCCGAGCGGTTAAATATAACCTCAGATGAACTCTATGTATTATCTGAAACAAATCTGCAGGATGTAATCAACCAGATTGAAGCAATAGAACCAGAGTTTGTCGTAATTGATTCCATTCAGACCATTTTCAAGGAAGATGTTACATCTGCTCCAGGAAGCGTATCTCAGGTTAGAGAATGTACAAGTCAATTAATGAGAATAGCCAAAAATAAAGGTATTCCAATTTTTATTGTAGGGCATGTTACTAAGGAAGGTTCGATAGCGGGACCAAGACTCCTCGAGCATATGGTGGACGCCGTTTTATATTTTGAAGGGGAAAGACACCATACGTTCCGCATACTCAGAAGTGTAAAAAACCGTTTTGGTAGTACACATGAGATGGGCATTTTCGAAATGAAAGAACAAGGTTTAGTGGAAGTATTAAACCCATCTGAAATTTTCCTGGAAGAAAGGTCTCAAGGAGCGGCAGGTTCCGTTGTAGTTGCATCTATGGAAGGTACACGTCCTGTACTCGTAGAAATACAGTCTCTAATATCTCCTACTGCCTACGGAAATCCAAGAAGAATGGCTACAGGGCTTGATAACAACCGTGTTCCATTACTCATGGCCGTTTTAGAGAAGCGGGCCGGTCTCCTCTTACAAAACCAGGATGCTTATGTGAAAGTAGCAGGGGGAGTGAAGCTGGATGAGCCTGCGATTGATTTGGCGGTTGCTTTAAGCATTGCTTCGAGTTTTAGAGATCAAGTTTCTAAGGCTGAAGATGTAGTGGTTGGAGAAGTCGGCCTGACAGGAGAGGTTCGCCGTGTCGCTCGTATTGAACAGCGTGTGCAGGAAGCCGCAAAGTTAGGGTTCAAGCGTGTGATTATTCCTAAGAAAAACCTGGATGGATGGAAGCCTTCTTCTTCGATCGAAGTGGTAGGGGTAAGTACGGTACAGGAAGCTATGAAGGTTACATTGGGGGACGCATAA